In one window of Armigeres subalbatus isolate Guangzhou_Male unplaced genomic scaffold, GZ_Asu_2 Contig1191, whole genome shotgun sequence DNA:
- the LOC134202363 gene encoding LOW QUALITY PROTEIN: uncharacterized protein LOC134202363 (The sequence of the model RefSeq protein was modified relative to this genomic sequence to represent the inferred CDS: inserted 1 base in 1 codon) translates to MPIKLVVEEEEEYHALRGTGNARRNIKAATVVEWKRELNTVIPNPKPDVPSRGXSWHLVKLFSNPHQSGLRQRCTKLAQAIGTWQPSLRDALMARRKQLDQAIEGLGVHGLTADHSGSLISLHVALKNELQRHIDTYKTAIHKLEELSTVTVNPDPAQSSHQRLLAISHGDIQQRLIDNKTLLTMLDKPALKQLSQLLENLTQRVQNDKEALFCVGQIRRIDTSANTEERPAAGLLMNYSRGCEAVLGLMGPLSAPSSPTSNGCGSGSDGYHSDSDTDETNSELVRQYGTMYSKNRIDTLDSLNSLPQLKHAHQLKAKILFSIIVLAFRACHGLKERKVLEVRRTLHVLDANDDATAALDRAVRQNLKDTADRFPMGDVERQVANQVLSTLHEYPCLEACIPLIHYISDCVRLAWKMTNQTVPYYLDTDFTL, encoded by the exons GTTGAACACCGTGATTCCTAACCCGAAGCCCGACGTACCCAGCAGAG AATCATGGCACCTTGTGAAGCTGTTTAGCAATCCGCATCAATCTGGCCTTCGGCAGCGATGTACCAAGCTGGCTCAGGCCATTGGCACCTGGCAGCCATCGTTACGGGACGCATTGATGGCACGCCGCAAACAGCTAGATCAAGCGATCGAAGGTCTCGGTGTTCACGGATTGACGGCCGATCACAGCGGATCGCTGATCTCGCTGCACGTGGCACTGAAAAATGAACTCCAGCGGCACATCGACACCTACAAAACCGCCATACACAAACTGGAGGAGCTTAGCACCGTGACGGTTAATCCAGATCCTGCCCAATCCTCCCACCAGCGGTTGCTGGCCATCAGCCACGGGGACATCCAGCAGCGGTtgatcgataacaaaacactacTCACCATGCTTGACAAACCGGCACTCAAACAGCTCAGTCAGCTGTTGGAAAACCTGACGCAGCGGGTCCAAAACGATAAGGAGGCGCTGTTCTGCGTGGGACAGATCCGGCGCATCGATACCTCAGCGAACACGGAGGAGAG ACCTGCAGCTGGCCTGTTGATGAACTACTCTCGCGGTTGCGAAGCCGTTCTGGGACTGATGGGACCCCTGTCGGCACCTAGCAGCCCAACGAGCAATGGATGCGGCAGCGGAAGCGATGGTTACCACTCCGATTCAGACACAGACGAAACTAA TTCCGAACTGGTGCGACAATACGGTACGATGTATAGCAAGAACCGAATCGACACGTTGGATTCGCTCAATAGTTTACCGCAGCTGAAACACGCCCACCAGCTCAAAGCCAAGATACTGTTCTCGATTATTGTG TTGGCATTTCGCGCCTGCCATGGCCTGAAGGAACGCAAAGTACTCGAAGTGCGCCGAACGTTGCACGTGCTGGATGCGAACGACGACGCGACGGCCGCGCTGGACCGGGCCGTTCGGCAGAATCTCAAAGACACCGCCGACCGGTTTCCGATGGGCGACGTCGAGCGACAGGTTGCCAATCAG GTGCTGTCAACGCTGCATGAGTATCCTTGCCTGGAGGCTTGCATCCCGTTGATCCACTACATCAGCGACTGTGTGCGGCTGGCTTGGAAGATGACCAACCAAACGGTGCCCTACTACCTGGATACGGATTTTACATTGG